One genomic region from Salinicola endophyticus encodes:
- a CDS encoding alanine/glycine:cation symporter family protein has protein sequence MEFIDTLRDAIYAIMNPISNFVWTYILLYLLLGAGILFTVLTRGMQFRLFAHMARVTFTSRGSGSGVSGFQAFATSLAARVGTGNLAGVAIALWVGGPGAIFWMWMTALVGFATSFIESTLAQVYKQRNADGVYRGGPAYYIERALGQRWMSVLFAIFLLIAYGLAFNGAQSNTIAQGMAQAFSIPNWITGLVLVAFTALVIYGGLKSVARTAEKIVPIMAIGYFLVALWVLLSNLSEVPAMLALIVKSAFGYGPAVGGAVGYTIKIAMENGIKRGLFSNEAGMGSAPNAAAQADVKHPAAQGLVQSFGVFIDTLVICSCTAVVILLSGVYEQLMTTSPGKDIVGIQLTQDAMVDHLGSFGEIFIAIAILLFAFTSIIANFSYSQINIEYLFKRHAKAAVSVLRIAVLAMVMIGSIAKLQFVWDFADLAMGLMATTNLIAILLLCPIALRVLRDYETQRRQGVREPTFDPKGVLKRPEQVEADVWPRRDD, from the coding sequence ATGGAATTCATCGACACGCTCCGTGACGCGATTTACGCGATCATGAACCCGATCAGCAATTTCGTCTGGACCTATATCCTGCTCTACCTGCTGTTGGGGGCGGGTATCCTGTTTACCGTGTTGACCCGGGGCATGCAGTTCCGCCTGTTCGCGCACATGGCGAGGGTCACCTTCACCAGCCGCGGCTCCGGCTCCGGCGTCAGCGGCTTCCAGGCTTTCGCCACTTCGCTGGCCGCCCGGGTCGGTACCGGCAACCTGGCCGGCGTGGCGATCGCGCTGTGGGTCGGTGGCCCCGGGGCGATCTTCTGGATGTGGATGACCGCGCTGGTGGGCTTCGCCACCTCGTTCATCGAGTCGACCCTGGCTCAGGTCTACAAGCAGCGTAACGCCGATGGCGTCTACCGCGGCGGGCCGGCCTACTATATCGAGCGCGCGCTAGGCCAGCGCTGGATGAGCGTGCTGTTCGCGATCTTCCTGCTCATCGCCTATGGCCTGGCGTTCAACGGTGCCCAGTCCAACACCATCGCCCAGGGCATGGCGCAGGCGTTCTCGATCCCCAACTGGATCACCGGCTTGGTGCTGGTCGCGTTCACCGCGCTGGTCATCTACGGCGGGCTCAAGTCGGTGGCGCGTACCGCCGAGAAGATCGTGCCGATCATGGCCATCGGTTACTTCCTGGTGGCGCTGTGGGTGCTGCTCTCCAACCTCTCCGAAGTGCCGGCGATGCTGGCGCTGATCGTCAAGAGCGCGTTCGGCTATGGCCCGGCGGTGGGCGGTGCGGTGGGCTATACCATCAAGATCGCGATGGAGAACGGCATCAAGCGCGGGCTGTTCTCCAACGAGGCGGGCATGGGCTCGGCGCCCAACGCCGCCGCCCAGGCCGACGTCAAGCACCCGGCGGCGCAGGGTCTGGTACAGTCGTTCGGGGTGTTCATCGATACCCTGGTGATCTGCAGCTGCACCGCGGTGGTGATTCTGCTCTCCGGGGTCTACGAGCAGCTGATGACCACCTCGCCGGGCAAGGATATCGTGGGTATCCAGCTGACCCAGGACGCCATGGTCGACCACCTCGGCAGCTTCGGCGAGATCTTCATCGCCATCGCCATCCTGCTGTTCGCCTTCACCTCGATCATCGCCAACTTCTCCTACTCGCAGATCAACATCGAGTATCTGTTCAAGCGCCACGCCAAGGCTGCCGTATCGGTGCTACGTATCGCCGTGCTGGCGATGGTGATGATCGGCTCGATCGCCAAGCTGCAGTTCGTGTGGGACTTCGCCGACCTCGCCATGGGGCTGATGGCGACCACCAACCTGATCGCCATCCTGCTGCTGTGCCCGATCGCCCTGCGTGTGCTGCGCGACTACGAGACCCAGCGGCGCCAGGGCGTGCGCGAGCCGACCTTCGATCCCAAGGGCGTGCTCAAGCGTCCCGAGCAGGTCGAGGCCGACGTCTGGCCGCGCCGCGACGACTGA
- the thiS gene encoding sulfur carrier protein ThiS → MQIQLNGEPHQLDHDPTLARLVEALGLGGRRVAIELNEEIVPRSQHAQTALAEGDRVEIVHAIGGG, encoded by the coding sequence ATGCAGATCCAGCTCAACGGTGAACCCCACCAGCTCGATCACGACCCCACGCTCGCGCGCCTTGTCGAGGCGCTGGGCCTGGGCGGGCGCCGTGTCGCCATCGAGCTCAACGAAGAGATCGTGCCACGCAGCCAGCACGCGCAGACCGCGCTTGCCGAGGGCGACCGCGTGGAGATCGTGCATGCCATCGGTGGCGGCTGA
- a CDS encoding thiazole synthase has product MSQLIEDTPLTVAGRRFHSRLLVGTGKYRDFDETAAAVAASGADVVTFAVRRTNLGQDAAAPNLLDVISPERYTLLPNTAGCYTAKDAVRTCRLARELLDGHNLVKLEVLGDEHTLYPNVVETLAAAETLVNDGFDVMVYTSDDPIVAKELERRGCCAVMPLGSLIGSGNGLLNPATLRLILEQAEVPVLVDAGIGTASDAALAMEMGCAGVLMNSAIAHARHPLMMAGAMRKAIEAGREAFLAERMPRRDSASPSSPFAGRINP; this is encoded by the coding sequence ATGTCGCAGCTGATCGAGGACACCCCGCTGACGGTCGCCGGCCGTCGCTTCCACTCCCGCCTGCTGGTGGGCACGGGCAAGTACCGCGACTTCGACGAGACCGCGGCTGCGGTCGCGGCCAGCGGGGCTGACGTGGTCACCTTCGCCGTGCGGCGCACCAACCTGGGCCAGGATGCGGCCGCGCCCAACCTGCTCGACGTGATCTCGCCCGAGCGCTATACCCTGCTGCCCAATACCGCCGGCTGCTATACCGCCAAGGATGCGGTGCGCACCTGCCGTCTGGCGCGGGAGCTGCTCGATGGCCACAACCTGGTCAAGCTCGAGGTGCTGGGCGACGAGCACACCCTCTATCCCAACGTGGTCGAGACCCTGGCCGCGGCCGAAACGCTGGTCAACGACGGCTTCGATGTCATGGTCTATACCAGCGACGACCCGATCGTGGCCAAGGAGCTCGAGCGTCGCGGCTGCTGTGCGGTGATGCCGCTGGGCTCGCTGATCGGCTCCGGCAACGGCCTGCTCAACCCGGCCACGCTGCGCCTGATTCTCGAGCAGGCCGAGGTGCCGGTGCTGGTGGATGCCGGTATCGGTACCGCCTCCGACGCCGCCCTGGCGATGGAAATGGGCTGCGCCGGGGTGCTGATGAACTCCGCCATCGCCCATGCCCGCCACCCGCTGATGATGGCCGGCGCCATGCGCAAGGCGATCGAAGCCGGGCGCGAGGCGTTTCTCGCCGAGCGCATGCCGCGCCGCGACAGCGCCAGCCCCTCGTCGCCGTTCGCCGGGCGCATCAACCCCTGA
- the trmB gene encoding tRNA (guanosine(46)-N7)-methyltransferase TrmB: MTDKPTDPNETATDTPHQRGIKSYVLRAGRMTAAQERGLKEVWPRWGLTLEDGLQDPVALFGRDAPRVVEIGFGMGQSLVEQAETHPETDFIGIEVHAPGVGKLLDEADKRGLTNLRVYREDALAVLAQCLPAESIDTLQLFFPDPWPKKKHHKRRIVQLPFVELVRTRLKPGGTLHMATDWEAYAEHMAEVMAAAPGYTNTAPAESAPYVARPAFRPLTKFESRGERLGHGVWDLIFRRD, encoded by the coding sequence ATGACCGACAAGCCGACGGACCCCAACGAGACCGCCACCGACACCCCGCATCAGCGCGGCATCAAGAGCTATGTGCTGCGCGCCGGGCGCATGACCGCCGCCCAGGAGCGCGGCCTCAAGGAGGTCTGGCCGCGCTGGGGGCTGACCCTGGAAGACGGGCTGCAGGACCCGGTGGCGCTGTTCGGACGTGACGCCCCGCGGGTGGTCGAGATCGGCTTCGGCATGGGGCAGTCGCTGGTCGAGCAGGCCGAGACTCACCCGGAGACCGACTTCATCGGTATCGAAGTGCATGCGCCGGGTGTCGGCAAGCTGCTCGACGAAGCCGACAAGCGTGGCCTCACCAACCTGCGCGTCTATCGCGAGGACGCCCTGGCGGTGCTGGCGCAGTGTCTGCCGGCGGAGAGCATCGACACCCTGCAGCTTTTCTTCCCCGACCCCTGGCCGAAGAAGAAGCATCACAAGCGGCGGATCGTGCAGCTGCCGTTCGTCGAGCTGGTGCGCACCCGGCTCAAGCCCGGCGGCACCCTGCACATGGCCACCGACTGGGAAGCCTACGCCGAGCACATGGCCGAGGTGATGGCGGCGGCGCCGGGCTATACCAACACCGCCCCCGCGGAGAGCGCGCCTTATGTGGCGCGTCCCGCCTTCCGCCCGCTGACCAAGTTCGAGAGCCGCGGCGAGCGTCTGGGTCATGGGGTCTGGGATCTGATCTTTCGTCGCGATTGA
- a CDS encoding DMT family transporter has translation MRHATLNAVLMSGFVLCWSSGFIGSELASRAPLNALDLFAWRFVIAAALAALWWRLLDRRPVALSAWLREMAVGALTIGGYLLCVVLAIGEGVSASVTALITAQQPLLAAAIATLWLREQLPAAAWLGLGVAGSGVVLCIAGDWQGAGGAGWAYALPLLAVISVTLGSVLAARRPSGLGLAASLTAQLSAAALIFGVAAAGAGGLALPGSALLTWQTLGWLVLLSSFGGYGFFTVCLRRLGVNAVSSAIYLTPPVTLAWSAGMFGEHVAPLQLGGMALALAGVTLALLAQRRGRHTRGAAHYPRRPGGGECA, from the coding sequence ATGCGCCACGCGACGCTGAACGCAGTCCTGATGAGTGGCTTCGTGCTCTGCTGGAGTTCCGGCTTCATCGGCAGCGAACTGGCCAGCCGCGCCCCCTTGAACGCGCTGGACCTGTTCGCCTGGCGCTTCGTCATCGCCGCCGCGCTGGCCGCGCTGTGGTGGCGACTGCTCGATCGGCGGCCAGTGGCGCTGTCGGCCTGGCTGCGCGAGATGGCGGTCGGCGCCCTCACCATCGGCGGCTATCTGCTCTGCGTGGTGCTCGCCATCGGTGAGGGCGTCAGCGCCAGCGTCACCGCGCTGATCACCGCCCAGCAGCCACTGCTGGCGGCGGCGATCGCCACGCTGTGGCTGCGCGAGCAGCTACCGGCGGCGGCCTGGCTCGGCCTCGGCGTGGCCGGCAGCGGCGTGGTGCTGTGCATCGCGGGGGACTGGCAGGGAGCAGGCGGCGCCGGCTGGGCCTATGCGCTGCCGCTGCTGGCGGTGATCAGCGTCACCCTGGGCAGCGTGCTCGCCGCCCGGCGCCCGTCGGGACTGGGGCTGGCGGCGTCGCTGACCGCGCAGTTGAGCGCGGCGGCGCTGATCTTCGGTGTGGCCGCGGCGGGCGCCGGCGGCCTGGCGCTACCCGGCAGCGCGCTGCTGACCTGGCAGACGCTGGGCTGGCTGGTGCTGCTGTCGAGCTTCGGCGGCTACGGCTTCTTCACCGTCTGCCTGCGGCGTCTCGGCGTCAACGCGGTCTCCAGCGCCATCTATCTGACGCCGCCGGTGACCCTGGCGTGGAGTGCGGGGATGTTCGGCGAGCACGTGGCGCCGCTGCAGCTCGGCGGCATGGCGCTGGCCCTGGCCGGGGTGACACTGGCTCTGCTCGCCCAGCGCCGCGGCCGCCACACCCGCGGCGCGGCGCACTATCCGCGGCGTCCCGGCGGCGGCGAGTGCGCCTGA
- a CDS encoding LysR family transcriptional regulator: protein MFEVGSTLDLELLRTFQVVAQSGSLAATAEVRHRTLSAISMQMKRLETELDVRLLERGPRGVTLTASGELLLREAQALLRAHDTLVSRFSRERLSGRVRLGIPEDYARELLDDTLPQFMARHPGILLDVTTDTSGRLARGLRARRLDLAVVLDHAAGLEGGEPLWHPTPVWAGPAQGALHQEAIVPLAVHPAECPYRQLAADALDAARRPWRAIFTSTSIHAVEKAIETGMAIGVLDRERVTGAMRALDESDGLPVLRRCEARLHFARAIDDASQPAVEALAELLRQRLSGRGPWQWDALSARG, encoded by the coding sequence ATGTTTGAAGTCGGATCGACGCTCGACCTGGAGCTGCTGCGCACTTTCCAGGTGGTCGCCCAGAGCGGCTCGCTGGCGGCCACCGCCGAGGTGCGCCACCGCACGCTGAGTGCCATCAGCATGCAGATGAAGCGGCTGGAGACCGAGCTCGACGTGCGCCTGCTGGAGCGCGGCCCGCGCGGCGTGACCCTGACTGCCAGCGGCGAGCTGCTGCTGCGCGAGGCGCAGGCGCTGCTACGGGCACACGACACCCTGGTCAGCCGCTTCAGCCGTGAGCGCCTGAGCGGGCGCGTGCGTCTGGGTATCCCCGAGGACTATGCGCGCGAGTTGCTCGACGACACCCTGCCGCAGTTCATGGCGCGCCATCCGGGCATCCTGCTCGATGTCACCACCGACACCAGCGGTCGGCTGGCGCGGGGGCTGCGAGCGCGGCGTCTGGACCTGGCGGTGGTGCTCGACCACGCCGCCGGGCTGGAGGGCGGCGAGCCCCTGTGGCACCCCACCCCGGTGTGGGCGGGGCCGGCTCAGGGTGCGCTGCACCAGGAGGCGATCGTGCCATTGGCGGTGCACCCGGCGGAGTGTCCCTACCGCCAACTGGCGGCCGATGCCCTCGATGCGGCGCGGCGGCCGTGGCGGGCGATCTTCACCAGTACCAGCATCCACGCGGTGGAGAAGGCGATCGAGACCGGCATGGCGATCGGAGTGCTCGACCGCGAAAGGGTGACCGGCGCCATGCGCGCGCTGGATGAGAGCGACGGCCTGCCTGTGCTGAGGCGTTGCGAGGCGCGCCTGCACTTCGCCCGCGCTATCGATGACGCCTCCCAGCCCGCGGTGGAAGCATTGGCGGAGCTGCTGCGTCAGCGCCTGAGTGGGCGCGGACCGTGGCAGTGGGATGCGCTGAGCGCGCGTGGCTGA
- a CDS encoding AEC family transporter → MSDIAGALGPLFLLILLGAGLGWARFPGADFWPQLERLIYYLLFPAMLVATLAAADVARVPVLRLGVALLGGMLALALAVWLARRRLALDAAAFTSLFQGVVRFNTYVGVAGAAALHGSAGTTVAAVAVALMVPTANLLCVLAFIASGTLGRASLGRSALALARNPLILACLLGVALNLSGIGLPGWSAPAVELLGRAALPLGLVAVGVALRPQALLRGGRAFWTSSALKLIVTPLAVAAIAALAGLSGIERDVVLLFAALPTATSAYILARQLGGDAELMAATITGQTLLAMLSLPLLLPLLGVG, encoded by the coding sequence ATGAGCGATATCGCAGGGGCACTCGGCCCACTTTTCCTTCTGATTCTACTCGGTGCGGGCCTGGGTTGGGCACGTTTTCCCGGCGCCGATTTCTGGCCCCAGCTGGAACGCCTGATCTACTACCTGCTGTTCCCCGCCATGCTGGTGGCGACCCTGGCCGCTGCCGATGTCGCCCGGGTGCCGGTACTGCGCCTGGGCGTGGCGCTGCTCGGCGGGATGCTGGCGCTGGCGCTGGCGGTGTGGCTGGCGCGCCGACGCCTGGCGCTGGATGCCGCCGCCTTCACCTCTCTCTTCCAGGGGGTGGTGCGCTTCAACACCTATGTCGGGGTGGCCGGCGCCGCGGCCCTGCACGGCAGCGCCGGCACCACCGTGGCGGCGGTCGCGGTGGCGCTGATGGTACCTACCGCCAATCTGCTCTGCGTGCTGGCATTCATCGCCAGCGGCACGCTGGGCCGCGCCAGTCTCGGCCGCAGCGCCCTGGCGCTGGCGCGCAATCCGCTGATCCTGGCCTGCCTGCTGGGGGTTGCGCTCAACCTCAGTGGCATCGGTCTGCCCGGCTGGAGCGCACCCGCCGTGGAACTGCTCGGGCGCGCGGCGCTACCGCTGGGGCTGGTCGCCGTAGGCGTGGCGCTACGCCCGCAGGCGCTGTTACGCGGCGGGCGGGCGTTCTGGACCTCGAGCGCGCTGAAGCTGATTGTCACGCCGCTTGCGGTGGCCGCCATCGCCGCGCTGGCCGGTCTCTCCGGCATCGAGCGCGACGTAGTGCTGCTGTTCGCCGCCCTGCCGACGGCGACCTCCGCCTATATCCTGGCGCGCCAGCTGGGCGGCGACGCCGAGCTGATGGCGGCGACGATCACCGGCCAGACGCTGCTGGCGATGCTCTCGCTGCCACTGCTGCTGCCGCTGCTCGGGGTCGGCTGA
- a CDS encoding FKBP-type peptidyl-prolyl cis-trans isomerase, whose amino-acid sequence MKRLVTAVAIGSMMTLPLAAFAQDKVDLDSDQAKLSYSIGATLGQGLSQDVKNLDVDAFAAAIRDVYGDHKLQMNDEAISKALTQYQQQKIAEQKAEQKKVADANRKESEAFLAANAKKKGVKTTDSGLQYQVLKSGDGASPSDDDTVKVNYEGKLPDGTVFDSSYKRGEPISFKVGQVIPGWQEALKMMHVGDTWLITVPSDLAYGAAGTGGPIGPNQALQFKVELLGINPDEGDAKGDKAAKGSDAKTSSDGK is encoded by the coding sequence ATGAAACGTTTGGTAACCGCCGTCGCGATCGGCAGCATGATGACGCTGCCGCTGGCGGCTTTCGCCCAGGACAAGGTCGACCTCGACAGCGACCAGGCCAAGCTGAGCTACAGCATCGGCGCCACCCTGGGCCAGGGTCTGTCGCAGGACGTCAAGAACCTGGATGTCGACGCCTTCGCCGCGGCGATTCGTGACGTCTATGGCGATCACAAGCTGCAGATGAACGACGAGGCGATCAGCAAAGCGCTGACCCAGTACCAGCAGCAGAAGATCGCCGAGCAGAAGGCCGAGCAGAAGAAGGTCGCCGACGCCAACCGCAAGGAGAGCGAAGCCTTCCTCGCCGCCAACGCCAAGAAGAAGGGCGTGAAGACCACCGACTCGGGCCTGCAGTACCAGGTGCTGAAGTCCGGTGACGGCGCCTCGCCCAGCGACGACGACACGGTCAAGGTCAACTACGAAGGCAAACTCCCCGACGGCACCGTGTTCGACAGCTCCTACAAACGCGGCGAGCCGATCTCGTTCAAGGTCGGCCAGGTCATCCCGGGCTGGCAGGAAGCGCTCAAGATGATGCATGTCGGTGACACCTGGCTGATCACCGTGCCTTCCGACCTGGCCTACGGCGCAGCCGGCACCGGCGGCCCGATCGGCCCCAACCAAGCGCTGCAGTTCAAGGTCGAACTGCTCGGCATCAACCCCGACGAGGGTGACGCCAAGGGCGACAAGGCGGCCAAAGGCAGCGACGCCAAGACGAGCAGCGACGGCAAGTAA
- a CDS encoding TIGR02444 family protein, translated as MTTADAADDLWDFALGRYARPGAQARCLSLQDDHGYDVCELLWLAWLAEHGREPAPDATQGLAEIRHWQETMTRPLRQRRRELKAALETRPRLSELRQRLQQAELLAERETLIRLAELPSRRVASPTPYDPLAAALALCAAWAAPTRAAQPTTDLGTTSSAYATLQPLLALWLAAAPDAEPNPSC; from the coding sequence ATGACCACCGCCGACGCCGCGGACGACCTGTGGGATTTCGCCCTGGGACGCTACGCCCGCCCCGGCGCCCAGGCGCGCTGCCTGAGCCTGCAGGACGACCACGGCTATGACGTGTGCGAGCTGCTGTGGCTCGCCTGGCTCGCCGAGCACGGCCGTGAACCCGCCCCCGACGCCACCCAAGGGCTGGCCGAGATACGCCACTGGCAGGAGACGATGACCCGCCCGCTACGCCAGCGCCGGCGTGAGCTCAAGGCCGCGCTCGAGACCCGCCCGCGTCTGAGCGAGCTGCGCCAGCGCCTGCAGCAGGCGGAACTGCTGGCGGAGCGCGAGACGCTTATCCGCCTGGCCGAGCTGCCGAGCCGCCGCGTCGCGTCGCCGACGCCGTACGATCCGCTCGCCGCGGCGCTGGCGCTGTGCGCCGCCTGGGCCGCGCCGACGCGGGCAGCGCAACCGACCACGGACCTCGGCACGACGTCATCGGCTTACGCCACGTTACAGCCACTACTGGCACTGTGGCTGGCCGCCGCGCCGGATGCGGAACCAAATCCCAGCTGTTAG
- a CDS encoding ATP-binding cassette domain-containing protein, which produces MIAFRQLALQRGTRRLIEGADLMLHEGHKVGIVGANGAGKSSLFALIRGELGADAGSVEIAGGKRIAHMAQEVSAIERALVEFVLDGDVALRQAEQALAAAQAAGEHDREAALHGQIEALDGYTARARAEQLLAGLGFAQRDLYRPLADFSGGWRMRVGLARTLFTPSEILLLDEPTNHLDLDALLWLEQWLTRYPGTLMLISHDRDFLDAVCDHILHIDQARLTLYRGNYSAFERARAERQAQQQAEFEKQQARRAEIERFVERFRAKATKARQAQSRLKMLERMETIAAARADSPFRFELPCADKISSPLLSLDRADLGYPEARILEGVNVSILPGERIGLLGPNGAGKSTLIKTLIGELAPQAGARVPGENLVVGYFAQHQLEHLDLGATPFTHVQRLSPTASDQSIRDFLGGFGFRGDDVFGDVSRFSGGEKARLALALVAWEKPNLLLLDEPTNHLDLDMREALAEALAAYEGAVVIVSHDRHLLRASVDLFWRVVDGRVTPFDGDLDDYHQWLKARESEQRQAARDERRPSDSGDRKAARRAAAELREQTKPLRKRRDAAEKALERAQGELSALETQLADPTLYEAARKEELTRLVREQGELQGRVEALEGEWLAAEEALETLEAELQTAS; this is translated from the coding sequence ATGATTGCATTCCGCCAACTCGCCCTGCAACGCGGCACGCGCCGGCTGATCGAAGGTGCCGACCTGATGCTGCACGAGGGCCACAAGGTGGGCATCGTCGGCGCCAACGGTGCCGGCAAGTCGAGCCTGTTCGCGCTGATCCGCGGCGAGCTCGGCGCCGACGCCGGCAGCGTCGAGATCGCCGGCGGCAAGCGTATCGCCCACATGGCGCAGGAGGTCTCGGCGATCGAGCGCGCTCTGGTCGAGTTCGTGCTCGACGGCGATGTCGCCCTGCGCCAGGCAGAGCAGGCGCTGGCGGCGGCCCAGGCCGCGGGCGAGCATGACCGCGAGGCGGCGCTGCATGGCCAGATCGAGGCGCTCGACGGCTACACCGCGCGGGCCCGGGCCGAACAGCTGCTGGCCGGGCTGGGTTTCGCCCAGCGCGATCTCTACCGCCCGTTGGCGGATTTTTCCGGCGGCTGGCGCATGCGTGTGGGGCTGGCGCGGACCCTGTTCACGCCGTCGGAGATCCTGCTGCTCGACGAGCCCACCAACCACCTCGATCTCGATGCGCTCCTGTGGCTGGAGCAGTGGCTCACCCGCTATCCCGGCACCCTGATGCTGATCTCCCATGACCGTGACTTCCTGGATGCGGTGTGCGATCACATCCTGCATATCGATCAGGCGCGGCTGACCCTCTATCGCGGTAATTACAGCGCCTTCGAGCGCGCCCGCGCCGAACGCCAGGCCCAGCAGCAGGCCGAGTTCGAGAAGCAGCAGGCACGCCGCGCCGAGATCGAGCGCTTCGTCGAGCGCTTCCGGGCCAAGGCGACCAAGGCGCGCCAGGCCCAGAGTCGGCTCAAGATGCTCGAGCGTATGGAAACCATTGCCGCGGCGCGGGCCGACTCGCCGTTCCGCTTCGAGCTGCCCTGCGCCGACAAGATCTCCAGCCCGCTGCTGTCGCTGGATCGCGCCGATCTCGGCTATCCCGAGGCGCGCATTCTCGAAGGCGTCAACGTCTCGATCCTGCCGGGGGAGCGGATCGGGCTGCTCGGCCCCAACGGCGCCGGCAAGTCGACCCTGATCAAGACCCTGATCGGCGAGCTTGCGCCCCAGGCGGGCGCGCGGGTGCCGGGAGAGAACCTGGTGGTGGGCTATTTCGCCCAGCATCAGCTGGAGCACCTCGATCTCGGCGCCACGCCCTTCACCCACGTGCAGCGGCTCTCGCCCACCGCCAGCGACCAGTCGATCCGCGACTTCCTGGGCGGCTTCGGCTTCCGCGGCGATGACGTCTTCGGTGATGTCTCACGCTTCTCCGGGGGCGAGAAGGCGCGCCTGGCGCTGGCGTTGGTGGCGTGGGAAAAACCCAACCTGCTGCTGCTCGACGAGCCCACCAACCACCTCGATCTGGACATGCGCGAGGCCCTGGCCGAGGCCCTGGCCGCCTACGAGGGCGCGGTGGTGATCGTCTCCCACGACCGCCACCTGCTGCGTGCCAGTGTCGATCTGTTCTGGCGCGTGGTCGACGGCCGGGTGACGCCGTTCGATGGCGATCTCGACGACTATCACCAGTGGCTCAAGGCGCGCGAGAGCGAGCAGCGCCAGGCCGCCCGCGACGAGCGCCGCCCCAGCGACAGCGGCGACCGCAAGGCGGCGCGGCGTGCCGCCGCCGAGCTGCGCGAACAGACCAAGCCGCTGCGCAAGCGCCGCGACGCCGCGGAGAAAGCCCTGGAGCGCGCCCAGGGCGAACTCTCCGCGCTGGAGACCCAGCTCGCCGACCCCACGCTCTACGAGGCCGCGCGCAAGGAGGAGTTGACCCGGCTGGTGCGCGAGCAGGGCGAACTGCAGGGGCGGGTCGAGGCGCTCGAAGGCGAGTGGCTGGCGGCGGAGGAGGCACTGGAGACGCTCGAGGCCGAGCTGCAGACCGCCTCCTGA
- the chaB gene encoding putative cation transport regulator ChaB, protein MPYDSRDDIPESARKVLPPHARTIYQEAFNSAWEQYKNPEDRRGDSSREEVAHAVAWKAVEAKYAKGDDGKWHPKA, encoded by the coding sequence ATGCCCTACGACAGCCGTGACGATATTCCCGAGAGCGCGCGCAAGGTGCTGCCGCCCCACGCCCGGACCATCTACCAGGAGGCGTTCAACAGCGCCTGGGAGCAGTACAAGAACCCCGAGGATCGGCGCGGCGACAGCTCCCGCGAGGAGGTCGCCCACGCCGTAGCGTGGAAGGCCGTCGAAGCCAAGTACGCCAAGGGCGACGACGGCAAGTGGCATCCCAAGGCATGA
- a CDS encoding SDR family oxidoreductase, translating into MTTPLAIITGGAQGIGRATVELLLSEGWRVAALDRDPEAVAELDEAYIDAPLLAMVVDVSDELQVQEAFAHINGWQQEHGKADGFDLLVNNAGIADPECGPLEALALADWRRWQESHLTGAFLCTRAAIPGLRQRHGAIVNIASTRALQSEPHCESYAAAKGGLLAMTHALAVSLGPEVRVNAICPGWIETGPWQKAAQRSQPEHREIDRTQHPVGRVGEPQDVAATVAFLASDKAGFITGQHISVDGGMTRKMIYAE; encoded by the coding sequence ATGACCACACCGCTCGCCATCATCACCGGCGGCGCCCAGGGTATCGGCCGCGCCACGGTCGAGCTGCTGCTGTCGGAGGGCTGGCGCGTCGCCGCCCTGGATCGCGACCCCGAAGCGGTCGCCGAACTCGACGAGGCCTACATCGACGCGCCACTACTGGCGATGGTGGTCGACGTCAGCGACGAGCTCCAGGTGCAGGAGGCGTTTGCGCATATCAACGGCTGGCAGCAGGAGCACGGCAAGGCCGATGGCTTCGACCTGCTGGTCAACAATGCCGGGATCGCCGACCCCGAGTGCGGCCCGCTGGAGGCGCTGGCGTTGGCCGACTGGCGCCGCTGGCAGGAGAGCCATCTGACCGGCGCCTTCCTGTGCACCCGCGCCGCCATCCCCGGGCTGCGTCAGCGCCACGGCGCCATCGTCAATATCGCCTCGACCCGCGCGCTGCAGTCGGAGCCCCACTGCGAATCCTATGCCGCAGCCAAGGGCGGATTGCTGGCGATGACCCACGCGCTGGCGGTCAGCCTGGGGCCGGAGGTTCGGGTCAATGCGATCTGCCCCGGCTGGATCGAGACCGGGCCGTGGCAGAAGGCGGCGCAGCGCAGCCAGCCCGAGCACCGCGAGATAGACCGCACGCAGCACCCGGTGGGACGTGTGGGCGAGCCGCAGGACGTGGCTGCCACCGTGGCCTTCCTGGCCAGCGACAAGGCAGGGTTCATCACCGGGCAGCACATCAGCGTCGATGGGGGGATGACCAGGAAGATGATCTACGCCGAGTGA